From Chryseobacterium sp. H1D6B, a single genomic window includes:
- a CDS encoding GLPGLI family protein, which produces MKKIGVILLMLSIQQISAQVNRFVYQVAMKADSTNRSDIKTENAYLDISGEKSLFYSENRLKRDSIMQKTFQSGGARDFNRDQMQNLRSNINYTVEKDKKDQKIFFKDRLGRDMYSYEEDRPLNWKILSETTKIGEYKVQKAETDFGGRKWTAWFTTDLPYQDGPYKFGGLPGLIVKVEDSKGDYSFDLMKNYKIAEFPSLNQFGTTIKVKRGDFVKQQQKFKTDPMSFMTQGGGGGGFAQTRIAAPAGRGGGGGNQNPADMRKRMEERVKEDAKKNNNAIELK; this is translated from the coding sequence ATGAAAAAAATAGGTGTTATTCTTTTAATGCTGTCTATACAGCAAATTTCTGCACAGGTCAACAGATTTGTGTATCAGGTAGCAATGAAAGCTGATTCTACAAATAGAAGTGACATAAAAACAGAAAATGCATATTTAGATATTTCCGGTGAAAAATCTCTTTTTTATTCTGAAAACAGATTAAAAAGAGATTCTATTATGCAGAAAACTTTTCAAAGCGGAGGAGCAAGAGATTTTAATCGGGATCAAATGCAGAATTTGAGATCAAATATTAATTATACTGTAGAGAAAGATAAAAAAGACCAAAAAATCTTCTTTAAAGACCGATTGGGAAGAGATATGTATTCTTACGAAGAAGACCGTCCGCTAAATTGGAAAATTCTTTCTGAAACTACAAAAATAGGGGAGTATAAAGTTCAAAAGGCAGAAACAGATTTTGGAGGAAGAAAATGGACCGCCTGGTTTACTACAGATCTGCCTTATCAGGACGGGCCTTATAAATTTGGAGGACTTCCCGGTCTCATTGTAAAAGTGGAGGACAGCAAAGGAGATTATTCTTTTGATTTAATGAAAAATTATAAAATCGCAGAATTTCCGTCTTTAAACCAATTTGGAACGACTATAAAAGTTAAGAGAGGAGATTTTGTAAAACAGCAGCAGAAATTTAAAACTGATCCTATGTCATTCATGACGCAGGGCGGCGGAGGCGGCGGATTTGCTCAGACCAGAATCGCTGCTCCGGCCGGCAGAGGCGGTGGAGGTGGAAACCAAAACCCCGCTGATATGAGGAAAAGAATGGAGGAGAGGGTAAAAGAAGATGCTAAAAAAAATAACAACGCTATTGAGTTGAAATAA
- the sufB gene encoding Fe-S cluster assembly protein SufB, with protein sequence MSKYTEDDLRVDLENKKYEFGWETKIDYEEFPIGLNEDIVRAISAKKEEPEWMTEWRLESFRIWLKMTEPTWANIKYEKPDFQAIKYYAAPKAKPELDSLDEVDPELLKTFAKLGINIEEQKRLSGVAVDIVIDSVSVKTTFQDTLMEKGIIFCSISEAIKNHPDLVKKHLGKVVPRGDNFYAALNSAVFSDGSFCYIPKGVRCPMELSTYFRINQAGTGQFERTLVIADEGSYVSYLEGCTAPSRDENQLHAAVVELVAMDGAEIKYSTVQNWYPGNEEGKGGVFNFVTKRGLCERNAKISWTQVETGSAVTWKYPSCILKGDNSIGEFYSIAVTNNHQYADTGTKMIHIGKNTRSTIISKGISAGKSQNSYRGLVKVMPSAKGARNFSQCDSLLMGNECGAHTFPYIEIKDPTAQLEHEATTSKIGEDQIFYCNQRGIDTERAIALIVNGFSKEVLNKLPMEFAIEAQKLLEISLEGSVG encoded by the coding sequence ATGAGTAAATACACAGAAGACGATTTACGCGTCGATTTAGAAAATAAAAAATACGAATTCGGCTGGGAAACGAAGATTGATTATGAAGAATTCCCTATAGGCCTGAATGAAGACATCGTACGTGCTATTTCTGCGAAGAAAGAAGAACCGGAATGGATGACAGAATGGCGCTTGGAGTCTTTCAGAATCTGGTTGAAAATGACAGAACCTACTTGGGCGAACATTAAATATGAAAAGCCAGATTTTCAGGCTATAAAATATTATGCCGCTCCAAAAGCAAAACCTGAATTAGACAGTTTAGATGAAGTAGATCCTGAATTACTGAAAACTTTCGCGAAATTAGGAATCAATATTGAAGAACAAAAAAGACTTTCAGGAGTTGCTGTAGATATTGTAATAGATTCTGTTTCCGTTAAAACAACCTTTCAGGATACGTTAATGGAAAAAGGAATTATTTTCTGCTCTATTTCTGAAGCTATTAAAAACCATCCGGATTTAGTAAAAAAACACCTTGGAAAAGTAGTTCCTAGAGGAGATAACTTCTACGCAGCATTGAATTCCGCAGTTTTTTCTGACGGAAGTTTCTGCTATATCCCAAAAGGAGTAAGATGCCCAATGGAGCTTTCTACCTATTTCCGTATCAATCAGGCAGGAACCGGACAGTTTGAAAGAACTTTGGTAATTGCAGATGAAGGAAGTTATGTTTCTTACCTTGAAGGATGTACAGCTCCGTCAAGAGATGAAAATCAGCTTCACGCGGCTGTTGTAGAGCTTGTTGCTATGGACGGTGCAGAAATTAAATATTCTACCGTACAAAACTGGTACCCTGGAAATGAAGAAGGAAAAGGAGGGGTTTTCAATTTTGTTACGAAAAGAGGACTCTGCGAAAGAAATGCTAAGATTTCCTGGACGCAAGTAGAGACTGGTTCTGCAGTAACATGGAAATACCCATCATGCATTTTAAAAGGGGACAATTCAATTGGTGAGTTCTACTCTATTGCGGTGACTAACAACCACCAATATGCTGATACAGGAACAAAAATGATCCATATCGGTAAAAATACGAGATCAACAATTATCTCTAAAGGAATCTCCGCAGGGAAATCTCAAAACTCATATAGAGGATTGGTAAAAGTAATGCCTTCTGCAAAAGGAGCAAGAAACTTCTCTCAGTGTGATTCTTTATTAATGGGCAACGAATGCGGTGCTCATACTTTCCCATACATTGAAATAAAAGACCCTACCGCACAGCTGGAGCATGAAGCAACTACTTCAAAAATTGGGGAAGATCAAATTTTCTACTGTAACCAAAGGGGAATTGATACCGAAAGAGCAATTGCATTAATCGTAAATGGTTTCAGTAAAGAGGTTTTAAACAAACTGCCGATGGAGTTTGCTATTGAAGCTCAGAAATTATTAGAGATTTCACTAGAAGGTTCAGTTGGATAA
- a CDS encoding quinol:cytochrome C oxidoreductase encodes MYSFSPKLKSTSIILLVVGLVLFGIGFFLNKGISTEKIEQMMEALHASGHNAPTHSSEMIGPQDHAAHLEHATMQIHNQPLASLHFVAVFFFGVSCAVLFFYCIQHAAHAGWPIIITRVMEAIASYIPWGGAILVILMLLNIFHQGHLFHWMDPDLTDPKSPSFDVILFEKKKFLNIPFYAFRTLLYVLGASFFAWKLKAQSKKVDETKSKVEYQMLYRWAVGYIVFFGFASAAWAWDWLMSIDPHWYSTMYIWYSMVSCLASGIAVIILISVYLKKNGFLPQFNDNHLHDLGVFLFATSMLWTYTWFAQFMLYWYANVPEEVNYFFGRFQHYSPTFLPMLIINFVLPLLVLVSSSIKRNYKVVTTMAVVVILGHILDYFNMVMPGTVGPYWNTPEVFILILGALLFIIGLFMFTVMSALSKLKLIPTGNPFLHESEIYEYPF; translated from the coding sequence ATGTATAGTTTTTCACCAAAATTAAAATCAACTTCTATAATACTCCTTGTTGTAGGTTTAGTTCTATTTGGTATTGGTTTTTTCTTGAACAAAGGAATTAGTACAGAAAAAATTGAACAAATGATGGAAGCTCTTCATGCTTCAGGTCATAATGCTCCTACACATTCAAGTGAAATGATAGGACCTCAGGATCATGCTGCTCACTTAGAACATGCTACAATGCAGATTCACAATCAGCCTTTAGCATCTCTTCATTTTGTAGCTGTATTTTTCTTTGGAGTAAGTTGTGCTGTACTGTTTTTCTACTGTATTCAGCATGCAGCTCACGCAGGCTGGCCAATCATCATTACAAGAGTAATGGAAGCTATTGCTTCTTATATTCCTTGGGGAGGTGCTATTTTGGTCATCCTAATGTTATTAAATATTTTTCATCAAGGTCATTTATTCCACTGGATGGATCCGGATTTAACAGATCCAAAATCTCCAAGTTTTGATGTAATCTTATTTGAGAAAAAGAAATTCTTAAATATACCTTTTTATGCTTTTAGAACTTTATTATATGTATTGGGAGCTTCTTTCTTTGCATGGAAACTAAAAGCTCAGTCTAAAAAAGTAGATGAAACAAAATCAAAAGTAGAGTATCAAATGCTTTACAGATGGGCAGTAGGATATATTGTATTCTTCGGATTTGCATCTGCAGCTTGGGCTTGGGACTGGTTGATGTCTATTGACCCTCACTGGTATTCTACAATGTATATCTGGTATTCAATGGTTAGCTGTTTAGCTAGCGGAATCGCAGTGATCATTCTTATCAGTGTATATCTTAAGAAAAACGGTTTTTTACCACAGTTCAATGACAATCACCTGCATGATTTAGGAGTATTCCTTTTCGCTACAAGTATGCTTTGGACATATACATGGTTCGCTCAGTTTATGCTTTATTGGTATGCAAACGTTCCAGAAGAGGTAAATTATTTCTTTGGAAGATTCCAGCACTACTCTCCTACTTTCTTGCCAATGCTGATCATCAATTTCGTATTGCCATTATTAGTATTAGTAAGCAGCAGTATTAAAAGAAACTACAAAGTTGTTACAACAATGGCTGTAGTAGTTATTTTAGGGCATATTTTAGATTATTTCAATATGGTAATGCCTGGAACGGTTGGCCCATACTGGAACACACCTGAAGTATTCATCTTAATATTAGGGGCTCTTCTATTTATCATTGGATTATTTATGTTCACGGTAATGTCTGCATTATCTAAACTAAAATTAATTCCTACAGGAAACCCATTCTTACATGAATCTGAAATTTATGAGTATCCTTTCTAA
- a CDS encoding iron-sulfur cluster assembly accessory protein codes for MIKVSDYAKEKAIQLMTEDGFNPVEDYIRVGVKSGGCSGLEYVLKFDNQKADTDQIFEDNDIKIVIDKKSILYLAGTILEYSGGLNGKGFVFNNPNASRTCGCGESFSL; via the coding sequence ATGATAAAGGTTTCAGATTACGCAAAGGAAAAAGCGATCCAGCTGATGACAGAAGATGGCTTTAATCCTGTAGAAGATTATATAAGAGTAGGGGTGAAAAGCGGAGGTTGTTCTGGTTTAGAATATGTTTTGAAGTTTGATAACCAAAAAGCAGATACAGACCAAATTTTTGAAGACAACGATATTAAAATTGTTATAGATAAAAAGTCTATCCTCTACTTGGCAGGTACAATCCTTGAATACTCCGGAGGATTGAACGGGAAAGGATTTGTTTTCAACAATCCTAATGCCTCCAGAACATGTGGTTGTGGAGAGAGTTTTAGTTTATAG
- a CDS encoding neutral zinc metallopeptidase: MKWTDDRSGNVEDRRGTGGSGGGMIVGGGLGTLIIAAIVFFLGGDPSSILSSGAGNSSPQTEQRDLSPSELKIREFVQMVTAENEETWTKIFADNGMQFHPAKVVLFESATQSGCGAAQAAMGPFYCPADQKIYMDMSFFKELQQQFGAQVTEFSIAYVMAHEMGHHVQTLLGTTQKVDALRRSGRYSEADLNRVSVATELQADFYAGVWAKQTDNREHILEPGDIDAAISAAEAVGDDNIQKRSQGYVNQESFTHGSSAQRKEWFMKGYNTGDIKQGDTFNQLLK; this comes from the coding sequence ATGAAATGGACAGACGATAGAAGCGGCAACGTAGAAGACAGACGCGGTACTGGCGGAAGCGGCGGAGGAATGATCGTAGGAGGCGGACTTGGAACCCTGATTATCGCTGCAATTGTATTCTTTTTAGGCGGAGACCCTTCATCTATTCTTTCGTCAGGAGCAGGAAACAGTTCTCCGCAGACCGAACAGCGTGATTTAAGCCCGAGTGAGCTTAAAATTCGCGAATTCGTTCAAATGGTTACAGCCGAAAACGAAGAGACATGGACTAAAATTTTTGCGGATAACGGAATGCAGTTCCATCCCGCCAAAGTAGTATTATTTGAAAGTGCAACTCAATCTGGCTGTGGAGCTGCTCAAGCGGCAATGGGACCTTTCTATTGTCCTGCAGATCAGAAAATTTATATGGATATGAGTTTTTTTAAAGAACTGCAGCAGCAGTTTGGAGCACAGGTTACCGAATTCTCCATTGCATATGTAATGGCTCATGAGATGGGACACCATGTACAGACTCTTTTAGGAACGACTCAAAAAGTAGATGCTCTCAGAAGAAGCGGACGATATTCTGAAGCTGACCTGAACAGAGTTTCTGTAGCAACAGAATTACAGGCAGATTTCTATGCAGGTGTCTGGGCGAAACAAACGGATAACAGAGAACATATTTTAGAACCTGGAGATATTGATGCTGCAATAAGTGCCGCTGAAGCTGTAGGAGATGATAATATTCAGAAAAGATCTCAGGGATATGTAAATCAGGAAAGCTTTACCCACGGTTCTTCTGCACAGCGTAAAGAATGGTTTATGAAAGGTTATAATACCGGTGACATCAAACAGGGTGATACTTTTAATCAGCTTTTAAAGTAG
- a CDS encoding GLPGLI family protein produces the protein MNHLIKSIQNEKNISNTAYYFYFNSQRTKHIKSFFYELTYKPNKDSVKLEKEMMVLDIDENRSVYQAYDHVMLDLILNTMEMKAVKSGIIPDMNTMPQGKPIKFSHQIFKTYPIKEILYKDQMLIDSYTYRETPNILWKISNETQKIGTYITQKATADFGGRKWNAWFASEIPFQDGPYKFFGLPSLIIKIEDEEKKYSWELKGNRKINNQKDAYYTQKKSFKIQKNYLKKSFRKNMKLI, from the coding sequence TTGAACCATTTAATAAAAAGTATTCAAAATGAAAAAAATATTTCAAATACTGCTTATTATTTCTATTTCAATAGTCAACGCACAAAACATATCAAATCGTTTTTTTACGAACTCACGTATAAACCTAATAAAGATTCAGTGAAATTGGAAAAAGAAATGATGGTCTTAGACATCGATGAAAACAGATCTGTTTATCAGGCATACGACCACGTGATGTTAGATTTGATCCTAAATACGATGGAAATGAAAGCTGTGAAAAGTGGAATAATCCCGGATATGAATACAATGCCACAAGGTAAGCCTATAAAATTTTCCCATCAAATTTTCAAAACCTATCCAATAAAAGAAATACTCTACAAGGACCAAATGTTAATTGACAGTTATACCTACCGGGAAACTCCTAATATTCTCTGGAAAATCAGTAATGAAACGCAAAAAATAGGAACTTATATAACCCAAAAAGCAACTGCCGATTTCGGGGGCAGAAAATGGAACGCATGGTTTGCATCAGAAATCCCTTTTCAAGATGGGCCATATAAATTCTTTGGGCTTCCAAGCCTAATCATAAAGATTGAAGATGAAGAAAAAAAATATTCTTGGGAACTGAAAGGCAACAGGAAAATAAACAATCAAAAGGATGCATATTACACACAAAAAAAATCATTCAAAATTCAAAAGAATTATCTAAAGAAAAGTTTCAGGAAAAATATGAAGCTTATATAA
- a CDS encoding tetratricopeptide repeat protein, whose protein sequence is MAKLAKNAQNEQEGKETVEFFKDLDREALNTERFLEKYSKPLGITFGVLILGVLGFFAYQQFIVAPKNVEAVKTFLAAQKNLTEGKDKEALGGKSAANPGFLGTYNDYSSTKIGKLSAYSAGLLKFKEGKFQEALDLLDNFSSDDKTLMAMKYGAMADAKSGLNKNDEALSLLDKAAAASDDPYTTYYFTRKAGILALGLKKNADAKKYFSAIDEKYQDYDNGMSDSYIEMTKYY, encoded by the coding sequence ATGGCAAAACTTGCAAAGAATGCTCAAAATGAGCAAGAAGGTAAAGAAACAGTAGAGTTTTTTAAAGATCTTGACAGAGAGGCTTTAAATACTGAAAGATTCCTTGAAAAATATTCAAAACCATTAGGTATTACCTTTGGTGTATTAATATTAGGCGTATTAGGATTTTTCGCCTACCAGCAGTTTATTGTTGCTCCTAAAAATGTAGAAGCAGTAAAAACGTTTCTAGCAGCACAAAAAAATCTTACCGAAGGGAAAGATAAAGAAGCTTTAGGAGGAAAATCGGCTGCGAATCCAGGTTTTTTAGGAACCTATAATGATTATTCTTCAACTAAAATTGGTAAACTTTCCGCTTACAGCGCTGGTTTATTAAAATTTAAAGAAGGAAAATTCCAAGAGGCTTTAGATCTTTTAGACAATTTTTCATCTGACGATAAAACATTGATGGCAATGAAATACGGCGCAATGGCAGATGCAAAATCAGGTTTAAATAAAAACGATGAAGCTTTATCATTATTAGACAAAGCTGCTGCGGCTTCTGATGATCCTTACACAACTTATTATTTTACTAGAAAAGCAGGTATTTTAGCTTTAGGGTTAAAGAAAAATGCAGATGCTAAAAAATATTTTTCTGCAATTGATGAAAAATATCAGGACTACGATAACGGAATGTCTGATTCTTATATTGAAATGACTAAATATTACTAA
- a CDS encoding LTA synthase family protein translates to MYSKKIKPFLYLGIFYLILSLIVRVIFFFHPITTASFGFFEIIKVLLIGTVNDIFVFILASSLLAIYFLFLSNSKYQKPYGYIILGVLVLLFLYILLIPNNIFKQYGGSIAEIALAFIGLKAVLFGLMLFLPSKRIKIRNTLYFTTLLLYVLLIIYNAVSEYFFYNEFGVRYNFIAVDYLIYTNEVIGNIMESYPVLPLFAGILAVTLIITWFIYKKTKDELLDLPNFKQKLVLLGTFILLSGISLFVIPKMMQIRSNNVFADEIEANGLPKFYWAFTHNELDYFQFYSQIDQKQAEKNFLSQYPQHTLKRNITSDQPELKKNVVLISIESLSADFLEHYGNTQKITPFIDSLADKSLMFTNLYATGNRTVRGLEALTLCIPPTAGESVIKRADNKNKFTTGSVFKSKGYNVKFLYGGYSYFDNMQDFFAGNGYDIVDRNNFKPEEITFANVWGVADEDMARKAIQIMNSEAKSGKPFFNHWMTVSNHRPFTYPNGRIDIPGDAKSREGGVKYTDYSLKLFFEMAKKQDWYKNTVFVIIADHCASSAGATELPMDKYRIPALIFSEGFIQPQKFDKLMSQIDVMPTVFGLLNFNYQSKFLGQDVFKTEFQPKAYIATYQDLGFVKDGHLTVISPVKKVKQYSLLSQKETQLSPEFNIYYLIDETISAYQSTSYWLKTKQLNR, encoded by the coding sequence ATGTACTCTAAAAAAATAAAGCCTTTCCTATATCTAGGAATTTTCTATCTTATTCTTTCCTTAATAGTAAGGGTAATATTTTTCTTCCATCCAATTACTACAGCAAGTTTTGGTTTTTTTGAGATCATAAAAGTCTTACTAATCGGAACCGTCAATGACATCTTTGTTTTCATTTTAGCAAGTTCCTTATTAGCAATTTATTTTTTATTTTTATCAAATTCAAAATACCAAAAACCATACGGATATATAATTTTAGGAGTTTTAGTACTCCTTTTTCTGTATATATTACTGATCCCGAATAACATTTTCAAACAATACGGAGGCTCAATTGCCGAAATTGCTCTCGCTTTCATTGGACTAAAAGCAGTCCTTTTTGGATTAATGCTTTTTTTACCTTCCAAAAGAATAAAGATCCGCAATACACTGTATTTTACAACACTTTTACTCTATGTTTTGCTTATCATTTATAATGCTGTAAGTGAATATTTCTTTTATAATGAATTTGGAGTACGTTATAATTTTATTGCAGTAGATTATCTTATTTATACCAACGAGGTCATAGGAAACATCATGGAAAGCTATCCTGTACTTCCTCTTTTTGCAGGAATACTTGCTGTAACCCTTATTATCACTTGGTTTATCTATAAAAAAACAAAAGATGAGCTTTTAGATTTGCCCAATTTTAAGCAAAAACTGGTTTTATTGGGTACGTTTATTTTATTGTCAGGAATCAGTTTATTTGTGATTCCAAAAATGATGCAGATAAGATCTAATAATGTTTTTGCAGATGAAATTGAAGCCAATGGACTTCCAAAATTTTATTGGGCATTCACTCATAATGAATTAGATTATTTTCAATTCTATTCACAAATAGATCAGAAACAAGCTGAAAAGAACTTTTTGAGCCAATATCCTCAACATACTTTAAAAAGAAATATAACTTCTGACCAGCCTGAGCTCAAGAAAAATGTTGTCCTAATCTCTATTGAAAGTTTATCCGCTGATTTCTTAGAACACTACGGAAACACTCAAAAAATAACTCCTTTTATAGACAGTCTAGCTGATAAATCGCTGATGTTTACTAATCTGTATGCAACCGGAAACAGAACAGTCCGTGGCTTAGAAGCTCTGACTCTTTGTATTCCGCCTACAGCAGGAGAAAGTGTTATAAAAAGAGCTGATAACAAAAATAAATTCACTACTGGAAGCGTATTCAAATCAAAAGGATATAATGTAAAGTTTTTGTACGGCGGTTACAGTTATTTCGATAATATGCAGGATTTCTTTGCTGGAAACGGCTATGATATTGTTGACAGAAATAATTTTAAACCTGAAGAGATTACTTTCGCCAACGTCTGGGGAGTTGCAGATGAAGATATGGCTAGAAAAGCGATCCAGATAATGAATTCAGAAGCAAAATCAGGAAAACCATTTTTTAATCACTGGATGACGGTTTCTAATCACAGACCGTTTACTTACCCAAATGGCAGAATTGACATTCCAGGAGATGCTAAATCCAGAGAAGGCGGTGTAAAATACACAGATTATTCACTAAAATTGTTTTTTGAAATGGCAAAAAAACAGGACTGGTATAAAAACACAGTTTTTGTAATCATTGCAGACCATTGTGCTTCCAGTGCAGGAGCCACAGAACTGCCGATGGATAAATACAGAATTCCTGCCTTAATCTTTTCAGAAGGATTTATCCAGCCCCAAAAGTTTGATAAATTGATGTCTCAAATAGATGTAATGCCTACTGTCTTTGGATTACTAAATTTCAATTATCAGTCTAAATTTTTAGGACAGGATGTTTTCAAAACAGAATTCCAGCCTAAAGCATATATTGCAACATATCAAGATTTGGGGTTTGTGAAAGACGGACATCTTACCGTAATTTCTCCTGTAAAAAAGGTAAAACAATATTCTTTATTATCACAAAAAGAAACTCAATTATCACCAGAGTTCAATATTTATTATTTAATAGATGAAACGATCTCTGCCTACCAGTCAACATCATACTGGCTTAAAACCAAACAGCTTAACCGCTGA
- a CDS encoding adenine phosphoribosyltransferase: protein MASKELIRKLEDTIENISDFPIPGIQFKDISPIFLDPKLYEDVIEDLVAFSKGKVDAVCGIESRGYLFGIAVAVALEVPFILIRKSGKLPPPVISEKYDLEYGSAVIETREGQIKKGQRILIHDDLLATGGTTEAAAKLVEKQGAEVVQFSFLIGLKDLKGDEKLKRFNAEIYHILEY from the coding sequence ATGGCTTCAAAAGAACTCATCAGGAAACTAGAAGATACAATTGAAAATATCTCAGACTTTCCAATACCGGGAATACAGTTTAAAGATATTTCGCCCATCTTCTTAGATCCAAAATTGTATGAAGACGTTATTGAAGATCTAGTCGCCTTCAGCAAAGGAAAAGTAGACGCAGTGTGCGGTATTGAAAGCCGTGGCTACTTATTTGGGATTGCAGTTGCTGTCGCTCTTGAAGTTCCATTTATATTAATTAGAAAAAGCGGAAAACTTCCGCCTCCGGTAATTTCAGAAAAATATGATCTGGAATATGGAAGCGCTGTAATAGAGACACGCGAAGGACAGATCAAAAAAGGACAGCGTATTCTAATTCATGATGATCTTCTGGCAACGGGAGGAACTACAGAAGCAGCGGCAAAATTAGTCGAGAAACAAGGCGCAGAAGTAGTACAGTTCAGTTTTTTAATCGGCTTAAAAGATCTGAAAGGTGATGAAAAATTGAAAAGATTCAACGCAGAAATCTATCATATTTTAGAATATTAA
- the ribH gene encoding 6,7-dimethyl-8-ribityllumazine synthase, which produces MATVNLSDYKPLNINNAEDFSIGIVFSEWNDFVTYNLRDGALEILEKEGVKSENIKLFPVPGAFELNYASMQLCKERTFDAVIAIGCVIRGETPHFDFVCSAVAQGIKDCNILTDTPTIFCVLTDDTKEQSIARSGGDLGNKGVEAAVTALRMIDFKKKLSDKKGNIGFGNP; this is translated from the coding sequence ATGGCAACAGTTAATCTTTCTGATTACAAGCCGCTTAATATAAACAATGCCGAAGATTTTTCTATCGGCATTGTTTTTTCTGAGTGGAATGACTTTGTAACTTATAACCTTCGTGACGGAGCTTTGGAAATCCTCGAAAAAGAAGGTGTGAAATCTGAAAATATTAAGCTTTTCCCTGTTCCGGGAGCATTTGAATTAAATTATGCCAGCATGCAGCTTTGCAAAGAGCGTACGTTTGATGCTGTAATTGCAATTGGATGTGTGATCCGGGGAGAAACACCTCATTTCGATTTTGTCTGCTCTGCAGTAGCACAAGGTATTAAAGACTGTAACATCTTAACAGATACTCCCACTATATTCTGTGTACTCACAGACGACACCAAGGAACAGTCTATCGCAAGAAGTGGCGGTGATTTGGGCAATAAAGGCGTTGAAGCGGCCGTTACTGCATTAAGAATGATCGATTTTAAAAAGAAATTGTCTGATAAAAAAGGAAATATTGGTTTCGGAAATCCTTAA
- a CDS encoding GLPGLI family protein encodes MKKKLLVFFALFYLAAAYGQTARYVYETSVNPDSINLVSLKNEKTFLDIKGNRSLFISENKLIKDSLLTAFKLEDKDDHKKEEKDLSKRGAGKRIEPTFFEYYIIKNIPEQKIYYHDKVADKQIYYQEDRPLKWEITDVKEKQNGYTAQKAVANFGGRIWTAWFTKDIAISDGPYKFSGLPGLIVKLEDDNGDYKFDLVKKITIQNAFEEAVSSDAKLSTRANFKGDKAAMELEFGKKMRAIAGNEKEAMSSGGGRRGGGMSGGGGMRGGGHSGGRGMSHGGNEGDISSMPAANFGNLPLKNNTNENPIELK; translated from the coding sequence ATGAAAAAAAAATTACTTGTCTTTTTTGCATTGTTTTATTTAGCGGCAGCTTACGGACAGACTGCGAGATACGTTTATGAAACTTCAGTGAATCCAGATTCAATTAATCTGGTAAGTCTTAAGAATGAAAAAACTTTTTTGGATATAAAAGGAAACAGGTCTTTGTTTATCAGTGAAAATAAATTAATAAAAGATTCTTTATTAACTGCTTTTAAACTCGAAGACAAAGACGATCATAAAAAAGAAGAAAAAGATCTTTCAAAAAGGGGAGCGGGAAAACGTATTGAACCCACTTTTTTTGAATATTATATCATTAAAAATATTCCAGAGCAAAAAATTTATTATCACGATAAAGTAGCGGATAAGCAAATTTATTATCAAGAAGACAGACCTTTGAAATGGGAGATAACAGATGTTAAAGAAAAACAAAATGGATATACCGCTCAAAAAGCTGTTGCGAATTTTGGAGGAAGAATCTGGACAGCCTGGTTTACAAAAGATATTGCTATTTCGGACGGACCTTATAAATTCTCCGGATTGCCGGGTCTGATTGTGAAACTGGAAGATGACAATGGAGATTATAAATTTGACCTTGTTAAAAAAATTACAATTCAAAATGCTTTTGAGGAAGCTGTAAGTTCTGATGCAAAACTAAGTACAAGAGCTAATTTTAAAGGAGATAAAGCTGCAATGGAGCTGGAGTTTGGGAAGAAGATGAGAGCAATAGCTGGGAATGAGAAAGAGGCAATGAGTTCTGGCGGAGGCAGACGAGGAGGCGGAATGTCAGGCGGAGGAGGAATGAGAGGAGGTGGTCATTCAGGTGGCCGCGGGATGTCTCACGGAGGAAATGAAGGAGACATTAGCTCTATGCCGGCAGCCAATTTTGGGAATCTCCCTTTAAAAAATAATACGAATGAAAACCCAATTGAGTTAAAATAA